A region from the Vicia villosa cultivar HV-30 ecotype Madison, WI linkage group LG3, Vvil1.0, whole genome shotgun sequence genome encodes:
- the LOC131658853 gene encoding uncharacterized protein LOC131658853 produces the protein MGHKINSLECVDIGVLRQGSQLNRDQKIFLERGITEDEILVALKGIDDSSAPGLDGYSAKFFKTSWNTIKIEVIAAIHEYFDKGKMYKAFNCSLVSLVPKSASAKSIREFRPISVDLQKAYDMIDWQALECIMDELGIPHKFLKWIMQSLTSVSYRFNINGSHSKMLIARRGIRLGDPISPYLFAMLMEYLQRSLHQMQLSPRFKHHAKCKKLQLTNLMFADDVLLLAKGDVTSVDLLLSTFYKFLNFTGMQINKGKSKIFFRAVTQKMKNSLLTLSGFQEGTMPFKYLGVPITSKKLSIHHYMGLIDKIICRTHIWTSKLLTYAGRLQLIKSISFAIVNYWMLCFPLPKAVLAKIDAICRSFLWTCKDQLSRKSLVAWSTVCQPVNKGGLGVININIWNKCAMLKLLWNICNKPNNLWVKWIHAYYLKQ, from the exons ATGGGCCATAAAATCAACTCTCTAGAGTGTGTTGACATTGGTGTTCTAAGACAAGGTTCTCAACTCAATAGAGATCAGAAAATTTTTCTGGAAAGAGGCATTACTGAAGATGAGATTTTAGTTGCCCTCAAGGGGATTGATGATAGTTCAGCTCCAGGACTTGATGGTTATAGTGCCAAATTTTTCAAAACTAGTTGGAATACAATCAAAATTGAAGTGATTGCTGCCATACATGAGTATTTTGACAAAGGTAAAATGTACAAGGCTTTCAATTGTTCTTTAGTCTCTCTTGTTCCTAAAAGTGCCTCTGCTAAGTCTATTAGAGAATTTAGACCTATATCT GTTGACCTACAAAAAGCCTATGACATGATTGATTGGCAGGCTTTGGAATGCATCATGGATGAACTGGGTATACCTCATAAATTCCTCAAGTGGATAATGCAAAGTTTGACTAGTGTGTCTTATAGATTTAACATTAATGGAAGCCACTCTAAGATGCTTATTGCTAGAAGAGGTATAAGGTTAGGGGATCCCATCTCCCCTTACCTTTTTGCTATGCTTATGGAATATTTGCAAAGAAGCCTTCATCAGATGCAATTAAGTCCCAGATTTAAACATCATGCAAAGTGTAAGAAGTTGCAGCTCACCAACCTGATGTTTGCAGATGATGTGCTACTCTTGGCTAAAGGGGATGTCACCTCAGTTGATCTCTTATTGTCTACCTTTTACAAATTCCTTAACTTCACAGGGATGCAGATAAATAAAGGCAAAAGCAAAATATTCTTTAGGGCTGTTACACAGAAGATGAAGAATAGCCTTCTTACCCTATCTGGATTCCAAGAAGGAACTATGCCATTCAAGTATCTAGGTGTACCTATTACTAGTAAGAAGCTATCCATTCATCATTATATGGGTTTGATTGATAAAATTATTTGCAGAACTCATATATGGACCTCAAAGCTGTTGACTTATGCGGGTAGATTACAACTAATCAAAAGTATATCCTTTGCCATAGTCAATTATTGGATGCTTTGTTTTCCTCTACCTAAAGCTGTACTTGCCAAGATTGATGCTATTTGTCGATCCTTTCTTTGGACATGTAAAGATCAACTTAGTCGTAAAAGTCTTGTTGCTTGGTCAACAGTTTGTCAGCCTGTGAATAAAGGAGGCCTTGGGGTGATCAACATTAACATCTGGAACAAATGTGCTATGCTGAAGTTATTGTGGAACATATGTAACAAGCCGAATAACCTATGGGTTAAGTGGATCCACGCTTATTATCTGAAACAATAA